A region from the Benincasa hispida cultivar B227 chromosome 10, ASM972705v1, whole genome shotgun sequence genome encodes:
- the LOC120087899 gene encoding auxin-responsive protein SAUR23-like: MGFRLPSILFSVKQILRTQSISGRSQSSVPKGHITVYVGEIQRTRFLVPISYLNHPSFLDLLRRAEEEFGFSHPTGGLTIPCKEEAFIDVTSRLHTS; encoded by the coding sequence ATGGGATTTCGTCTACCGTCTATTCTCTTTAGTGTCAAGCAAATTCTCAGAACACAGTCCATTTCAGGGAGATCTCAATCCAGTGTTCCTAAAGGTCACATCACAGTATACGTGGGAGAAATTCAGAGGACGCGGTTTTTGGTTCCGATATCTTACTTGAATCATCCTTCATTTTTAGACTTGCTAAGGAGGGCTGAAGAAGAGTTTGGATTCAGCCATCCTACAGGAGGCTTGACCATTCCCTGCAAAGAAGAAGCCTTCATTGATGTCACTTCTAGACTGCACACTTCATGA
- the LOC120087900 gene encoding auxin-responsive protein SAUR21-like: MGIRLLSLVPHPKKILKIQSGFAKNHLDVPKGHVAVYVGLIQRKRFVVPISYLNHPSFQQLLSHAEEEFGFHHPQGGLTIPCKEDAFTELTSRLQVS, encoded by the coding sequence ATGGGAATTCGGTTGCTATCTTTGGTTCCTCATCCCAAGAAAATCCTGAAGATTCAGTCAGGATTTGCCAAAAACCATTTGGATGTTCCAAAAGGGCATGTAGCAGTTTATGTGGGACTGATTCAAAGGAAACGGTTCGTGGTTCCGATATCTTACTTAAACCATCCGTCATTTCAGCAACTGCTCAGCCACGCAGAAGAAGAGTTTGGCTTCCATCATCCTCAAGGGGGCCTAACAATTCCTTGCAAAGAAGATGCCTTTACTGAACTCACTTCTAGATTGCAAGTATCTTGA